One Triticum dicoccoides isolate Atlit2015 ecotype Zavitan chromosome 4B, WEW_v2.0, whole genome shotgun sequence genomic window carries:
- the LOC119294114 gene encoding uncharacterized protein LOC119294114: MVCAICHSHCESDNEQTFRIVIRDDYEALANIPCTARNRFNQKSGLNFKADGEEEGGADWRGHEATLIGGDDWTKFKRDFNMGQGNVIMFDMTGRTTKVYVARVEAEEEGGADEEVVAVDEEEDVVNDDHGLEDALAFVNTRGFVFEDGEYAMMDLILTIQHLFIGPPFVHHRTPANIAGKLMKIPKKVVEPLNLDTKGVVGLCMGVGDVMQVAYHTDRDGRVVFNQAWGVFVAQNHLQVNDAVVFNFREINEEHINLVCVVNALRSVEA, translated from the exons ATGGTGTGCGCAATCTGCCATTCACATTGTGAGAGTGACAATGAGCAGACTTTTCGCATTGTCATCCGTGATGACTACGAAGCTTTAGCG AACATCCCATGCACTGCAAGGAATAGGTTTAACCAGAAGTCTGGGTTGAACTTTAAGGCGGACGGCGAAGAAGAGGGAGGAGCTGATTGGAG GGGACACGAAGCCACACTGATTGGAGGTGATGATTGGACCAAGTTCAAGCGCGACTTCAACATGGGGCAGGGCAATGTAATTATGTTTGACATGACTGGACGAACAACAAAGGTATATGTGGCTAGAGTTGAGGCTGAAGAAGAGGGAGGAGCTGATGAAGAAGTTGTTGCGGTTGATGAAGAGGAAGATGTTGTCAATGATGATCATGGGCTTGAAGATGCACTAGCGTTTGTGAACACCAGGGGTTTTGTCTTTGAGGATGGTGAATACGCAATGATGGATCTCATTCTCACTATCCAACATTTATTCATTGGCCCACCCTTTGTGCATCATCGGACGCCCGCGAACATTGCAGGCAAGCTGATG AAAATCCCCAAGAAGGTAGTTGAACCACTGAACTTGGACACAAAAGGTGTTGTTGGCCTTTGCATGGGTGTGGGAGATGTTATGCAGGTTGCATACCACACGGACCGTGACGGACGCGTCGTTTTCAACCAAGCCTGGGGTGTTTTTGTAGCCCAGAACCACCTCCAGGTGAATGATGCTGTTGTGTTCAACTTCAGGGAGATCAATGAAGAACATATCAACCTAGTATGCGTTGTCAATGCTTTGAGGTCGGTAGAAGCATAA